A window of the Streptomyces albireticuli genome harbors these coding sequences:
- a CDS encoding immunity 49 family protein, which translates to MNPKSPAHIARHSVGESRAAEAVEDFASRIGRQVDLMQHSPGRDTFGWEMIAEEFLDYVGALSLTDPELRGKDAEAALRSAGAAALGVVTVGVYQWESVNVFVDYVNFGLTYGPAGDPEVSLDETDWLRALDLAVICDRYTAEAVTFGETARYLPSGPGHPLWERAATGQAHGMLTYLRGYDLDEDWDGAEPRTRAEAAGRIDALLSELAADGNRNRARVAGLTAVRALLTGDENAFGAALARLLTAHRDVAGGSASPRGLLPLDAIALAALAHRREGWPPAVTSGYLPAALVTGVRTEGPRVGPYGRDKREAALAELAAGPVTVARPAFAWTDERDDGVYDRLTDRKLAEYADPDADPRLIARMLPSGVRQQVLRFQCRAAHDPEGTDPRQREALTLAAELGVAACATGVAEDGGSVEVTIGGRTLTLPRVGPQPDRMTGGWTSAVGAALVAGARGPLDRLLAVDPGAFGAADASSVTAAYRAALHDHLRGADARPAVDRALAARERALGRDSDDLCPPVVLLSQLVAGDAEGFALALVDALEEHRDHYGVGSRAEGVDAAAGLDVLALACRARAVGMPVPVRSPYLPEALLALH; encoded by the coding sequence GTGAACCCCAAGTCGCCCGCGCACATAGCCAGGCACTCCGTCGGGGAGTCCCGTGCCGCCGAGGCGGTCGAGGACTTCGCCTCGCGGATCGGCCGTCAGGTCGACCTGATGCAGCACAGCCCCGGCCGGGACACCTTCGGCTGGGAGATGATCGCCGAGGAGTTCCTCGACTACGTCGGCGCGCTGTCCCTCACCGACCCCGAGCTGCGCGGCAAGGACGCCGAGGCCGCCCTGCGGTCGGCGGGCGCGGCGGCCCTGGGCGTCGTCACCGTCGGCGTCTACCAGTGGGAGTCGGTCAACGTCTTCGTCGACTACGTCAACTTCGGCCTGACGTACGGCCCCGCCGGCGACCCGGAGGTCTCCCTGGACGAGACCGACTGGCTCCGCGCCCTGGACCTCGCGGTGATCTGCGACCGCTACACCGCCGAGGCCGTGACCTTCGGCGAGACCGCGCGGTACCTGCCCTCCGGCCCCGGGCACCCGCTGTGGGAGCGCGCGGCCACGGGCCAGGCGCACGGGATGCTCACCTACCTCCGCGGCTACGACCTCGACGAGGATTGGGACGGCGCCGAGCCGAGGACCCGCGCCGAGGCGGCCGGGCGGATCGACGCCCTCCTGTCCGAGCTCGCCGCCGACGGGAACCGCAACCGCGCGCGCGTGGCCGGGCTCACGGCCGTACGCGCGCTCCTTACGGGCGACGAGAACGCCTTTGGCGCGGCCCTCGCCCGGCTGCTCACCGCGCACCGCGACGTGGCGGGCGGCAGCGCGTCGCCGCGCGGCCTGCTGCCCCTCGACGCGATCGCCCTGGCCGCGCTGGCGCACCGGCGCGAGGGGTGGCCGCCGGCCGTCACCTCCGGCTATCTGCCGGCGGCGCTCGTCACCGGCGTCCGTACGGAGGGCCCGCGGGTCGGCCCGTACGGGCGGGACAAGCGCGAGGCCGCGCTGGCCGAGCTGGCCGCCGGGCCCGTCACGGTCGCCCGCCCGGCCTTCGCGTGGACGGACGAGCGGGACGACGGGGTCTACGACCGGCTCACGGACCGGAAGCTGGCGGAGTACGCGGACCCGGACGCCGACCCGCGGCTGATCGCCCGGATGCTGCCGAGCGGGGTCCGGCAGCAGGTCCTGCGCTTCCAGTGCCGGGCGGCCCACGACCCGGAGGGCACCGACCCCCGGCAGCGCGAGGCCCTCACCCTGGCCGCCGAACTGGGCGTGGCGGCCTGCGCGACCGGCGTGGCCGAGGACGGCGGGAGCGTCGAGGTGACGATCGGGGGCCGCACCCTGACACTGCCCCGGGTCGGGCCGCAGCCGGACAGGATGACCGGCGGGTGGACGTCCGCGGTGGGCGCCGCGCTCGTCGCCGGAGCGCGGGGACCGCTGGACCGGCTGCTCGCCGTGGACCCCGGCGCCTTCGGGGCCGCCGACGCGTCCTCCGTGACGGCGGCCTACCGGGCCGCGCTCCACGACCACCTGCGCGGTGCCGACGCCCGTCCGGCCGTGGACCGCGCCCTCGCGGCCCGCGAGCGGGCGCTCGGCCGGGACTCCGACGACCTCTGCCCGCCCGTCGTGCTGCTCTCGCAACTGGTCGCCGGGGACGCCGAGGGGTTCGCGCTCGCGCTCGTCGACGCGCTGGAGGAGCACCGCGACCACTACGGCGTCGGCTCCCGGGCCGAGGGCGTGGACGCGGCGGCCGGCCTGGACGTCCTCGCGCTGGCCTGCCGGGCCCGCGCGGTGGGCATGCCGGTACCGGTCCGCTCGCCCTATCTGCCGGAGGCGCTCCTCGCCCTTCACTGA
- a CDS encoding SAM-dependent methyltransferase, whose product MGAHMPQESAQELKVTADEVGDWYDRFGDIYHETLGESVHCGLWFPPDEPHPTSMDLVDLSSRAQDRYTDYLIETLDPRPGDHVLDIGCGTGRSALRLVQQRDARVTGVAISKEQIARADRLANEHGLTDRLTFAYADAQALPYEDGTFDRAWAVESICHMDRAKALQEAWRVLRPGGDLMVLESVLTGELTAEDTAVFQVMLASNLPPTLPEFFGLVGDAGFETLELKDLSANLAMTMNVMALVCHDRKEEFTERFGAEFMEGVVQGLPKAREVVARKTRFFLVMLRKPLA is encoded by the coding sequence ATGGGAGCGCACATGCCGCAGGAGTCCGCCCAGGAGCTCAAGGTCACCGCTGACGAAGTGGGCGACTGGTACGACCGGTTCGGCGACATCTACCACGAGACGCTGGGCGAGAGCGTGCACTGCGGGCTGTGGTTCCCGCCGGACGAGCCTCACCCGACGAGCATGGACCTGGTCGACCTGTCGTCCCGGGCCCAGGACCGCTACACCGACTACCTCATCGAGACGCTGGATCCCCGCCCGGGCGACCACGTCCTCGACATCGGCTGCGGCACGGGCCGTTCGGCCCTCAGGCTGGTGCAGCAGCGCGACGCCAGGGTCACCGGCGTCGCCATCAGCAAGGAGCAGATAGCCCGTGCCGACCGCCTGGCGAACGAGCACGGCCTGACCGACCGCCTCACCTTCGCGTACGCGGACGCCCAGGCGCTGCCCTACGAGGACGGGACGTTCGACCGCGCCTGGGCGGTGGAGAGCATCTGCCACATGGACCGCGCCAAGGCCCTCCAGGAGGCGTGGCGCGTGCTGCGTCCCGGCGGGGACCTCATGGTCCTGGAGTCGGTCCTCACCGGCGAGCTGACCGCGGAGGACACGGCCGTCTTCCAGGTCATGCTGGCGTCCAACCTCCCGCCGACCCTGCCGGAGTTCTTCGGCCTGGTCGGTGACGCCGGCTTCGAGACCCTGGAGCTGAAGGACCTCTCGGCGAACCTCGCGATGACCATGAACGTGATGGCCCTGGTCTGCCACGACCGCAAGGAGGAGTTCACCGAGCGGTTCGGCGCGGAGTTCATGGAGGGGGTTGTCCAGGGGCTGCCGAAGGCGCGCGAGGTGGTGGCGCGCAAGACGCGCTTCTTCCTCGTGATGCTGCGGAAGCCGCTGGCCTGA
- a CDS encoding helix-turn-helix domain-containing protein codes for MEANGLADLLRALKERSGLSYGVLAKRLHVSTSTLHRYCNGSTVPAEFAPVERLARLCKATPEEMMRVHRAWILADAARGRKPEADGASAGAARTEAVAATAEAAPPRPEPAPPVEQAPRAGTTPPPPEDTTATPPPAAVPADHPQRKRRPRKGVLAALAVACVMGVTGSAALAVGLVGSDGGDGKKGPAAASSSRKPGAAAPGKPGQGPSGTPSASPEEEKKEKEKDGDEPAASTAPDDAASPGAPGKQEAGGGEAGADRDDKAGGDGGDAPLTAHTRPYAYESPCSQRFLVNRAPAEMPKPPIEQDAPAWASELGAVVADQQFIKITLQGAGKDTVVLEQLHVRVDGTGAPLAWNAYATGVGCGGDVATRAFGVDLDAGSPALTPVAGQRDFPYKVSRTDPEVFYIKADAKQRDVRWHLELQWSSGGRRGTLRIDDQGRSFRTSGSTGRPSYQQPPGDTKWGPAPVE; via the coding sequence GTGGAGGCCAACGGTCTCGCGGATCTGCTGCGCGCGCTGAAGGAGCGCTCGGGCCTGAGTTACGGGGTGCTGGCCAAGCGGCTGCACGTGAGCACGTCGACCTTGCACCGCTACTGCAACGGGTCCACCGTGCCGGCGGAGTTCGCTCCGGTGGAGCGGCTGGCCCGCCTGTGCAAGGCCACGCCGGAAGAGATGATGCGGGTCCACCGGGCGTGGATCCTCGCGGACGCGGCACGCGGCCGTAAGCCCGAGGCCGACGGGGCGTCAGCCGGGGCCGCCCGCACGGAAGCTGTGGCGGCGACGGCCGAGGCGGCCCCGCCAAGACCGGAACCCGCGCCTCCGGTGGAGCAGGCTCCCCGGGCGGGAACCACACCACCGCCGCCGGAGGACACGACGGCGACACCGCCCCCGGCGGCCGTACCTGCCGACCACCCGCAGCGGAAGCGGCGGCCCCGTAAGGGCGTCCTGGCCGCCCTGGCCGTGGCCTGCGTCATGGGCGTGACGGGCTCCGCCGCGCTCGCCGTCGGCCTCGTCGGGAGCGACGGCGGCGACGGGAAGAAGGGGCCCGCCGCGGCCTCCTCCTCCAGGAAGCCCGGGGCGGCCGCGCCCGGGAAGCCCGGACAGGGCCCGTCCGGCACGCCGTCCGCCTCTCCGGAGGAGGAGAAGAAGGAGAAGGAGAAGGACGGCGACGAGCCCGCCGCGTCCACGGCCCCGGATGACGCCGCGTCACCCGGCGCCCCCGGCAAGCAGGAGGCCGGCGGCGGAGAGGCCGGCGCCGACCGCGACGACAAGGCCGGCGGTGACGGGGGCGACGCCCCCCTGACCGCCCACACCCGGCCGTACGCCTACGAGAGCCCCTGCTCCCAGCGCTTCCTGGTCAACCGGGCCCCGGCCGAGATGCCGAAGCCCCCCATCGAGCAGGACGCGCCCGCCTGGGCGTCCGAGCTCGGCGCCGTCGTCGCCGACCAGCAGTTCATCAAGATCACTTTGCAGGGCGCCGGCAAGGACACGGTCGTGCTGGAGCAGCTGCACGTCCGGGTGGACGGCACGGGCGCGCCGCTCGCCTGGAACGCGTACGCCACCGGCGTCGGGTGCGGCGGGGACGTGGCCACGCGCGCCTTCGGCGTCGACCTCGACGCCGGGTCGCCCGCCCTCACCCCGGTGGCCGGTCAGCGCGACTTCCCGTACAAGGTGAGCCGCACCGACCCCGAGGTCTTCTACATCAAGGCCGACGCGAAGCAACGCGACGTGCGGTGGCACCTGGAGCTCCAGTGGTCCAGCGGCGGCCGGCGCGGGACCCTCCGGATCGACGACCAGGGCAGGTCCTTCCGCACCAGCGGTTCCACGGGCAGGCCCTCGTACCAGCAGCCGCCGGGGGACACGAAGTGGGGTCCGGCGCCCGTGGAGTGA
- a CDS encoding DUF4232 domain-containing protein produces the protein MRASVRRPRLFAAASVVLAALALTACESGEGTRAEGAASQPAQADRPSQPAGPSEPAGKPDRPAGSAASGEKGTGGTSTGQAGKGGTGGKGAAHGPASADSDPYAPENRVACTADNTEIIATPVSRPLNHMLLTITNTGSKMCDLKGYPIVRFDEAQSVPPVMEQTKPQAVTSLAPGKKGYAGVILSAGDGTGGEGRTAQSLEIGFEGGGRMAEAALQAKGVHIDDSLRVTYWVSSSTDALN, from the coding sequence ATGCGCGCCTCCGTCCGCCGGCCCCGTCTGTTCGCCGCCGCCTCCGTCGTGCTCGCCGCACTCGCCCTGACGGCGTGCGAGAGCGGAGAGGGTACCCGCGCGGAGGGTGCCGCCTCCCAGCCCGCCCAGGCGGACCGCCCCTCGCAGCCGGCGGGGCCGAGCGAGCCGGCCGGGAAGCCCGACCGCCCGGCCGGGTCCGCCGCCTCCGGCGAGAAGGGGACGGGCGGTACGAGCACGGGCCAGGCAGGGAAGGGCGGTACGGGCGGCAAGGGCGCGGCCCACGGACCGGCCTCCGCCGACAGCGACCCGTACGCCCCCGAGAACCGGGTGGCCTGCACCGCCGACAACACCGAGATCATCGCCACGCCGGTCTCCCGCCCGCTCAACCACATGCTGCTCACGATCACCAACACCGGATCCAAGATGTGTGACCTGAAGGGCTACCCGATCGTCAGGTTCGACGAGGCCCAGTCCGTGCCGCCGGTCATGGAGCAGACCAAGCCCCAGGCGGTCACCTCGCTCGCCCCGGGCAAGAAGGGCTACGCCGGCGTGATCCTGTCCGCGGGCGACGGCACGGGCGGCGAGGGCCGCACGGCACAGAGCCTGGAGATCGGCTTCGAGGGCGGCGGCAGGATGGCGGAGGCCGCCCTCCAGGCCAAGGGGGTGCACATCGACGACTCACTGCGGGTCACCTACTGGGTGTCCTCGTCCACGGACGCGCTCAACTGA
- a CDS encoding DUF4232 domain-containing protein, whose product MRFARLLTTAALSGAAVLATAAVPAQAAPQADRGPVRALCSTANADFTVRNVSRPINHQLITVTNTGSEPCNLLKAPLLGFDDDTYVGARAIEESAPQAVVTLKPGESGYAGLTLSAGDGSGENGRYVRTAHVFLDSGDGSEGGPDSVRLPKGTWIDDSAAVTYWQSNAADALVW is encoded by the coding sequence ATGCGCTTCGCACGCCTCCTCACCACCGCCGCCCTGTCCGGCGCCGCCGTTCTGGCGACGGCGGCCGTTCCCGCCCAGGCCGCCCCGCAGGCGGACCGCGGCCCGGTGCGGGCGCTCTGCTCCACGGCGAACGCCGACTTCACCGTGCGGAACGTGAGCCGCCCGATCAACCACCAGCTGATCACCGTCACCAACACCGGCTCCGAGCCCTGCAACCTCCTCAAGGCCCCGCTCCTGGGCTTCGACGACGACACGTACGTCGGCGCCCGGGCGATCGAGGAGTCGGCGCCGCAGGCGGTCGTGACGCTCAAGCCGGGCGAGTCCGGCTACGCGGGCCTCACGCTGTCGGCCGGCGACGGCTCCGGGGAGAACGGGCGGTACGTCCGTACCGCGCACGTCTTCCTCGACAGCGGCGACGGCTCCGAGGGCGGGCCCGACTCGGTCCGGCTCCCCAAGGGCACGTGGATCGACGACAGCGCGGCGGTCACGTACTGGCAGTCGAACGCGGCCGACGCCCTGGTGTGGTGA
- a CDS encoding SCO4226 family nickel-binding protein, which translates to MAKFMDVHHGMKGITAEQLHAAHRADLAVEAKEKVHFERAWADPQSGTVYCLSEAPSAEAVKKVHAMAGHPVEEVHPVPLTV; encoded by the coding sequence ATGGCCAAGTTCATGGACGTTCATCACGGGATGAAGGGGATCACCGCCGAGCAGTTGCACGCGGCGCACCGGGCCGACCTGGCCGTCGAGGCCAAGGAGAAGGTCCATTTCGAGCGGGCGTGGGCGGATCCGCAGTCCGGGACCGTCTACTGCCTGTCCGAGGCGCCCTCGGCGGAGGCGGTCAAGAAGGTGCACGCGATGGCGGGGCACCCCGTCGAGGAGGTTCACCCGGTGCCGCTGACGGTCTAG
- a CDS encoding serine/threonine-protein kinase — protein MTAGAANGEELTGKVLGGRYRVTATIGRGGMGVVARAVDELLNREVAVKVLRAFTDASTHELSDLRARMRREAQAAARIRHSGVVTVHDVTEEQGLPVIVMELVDGPSLDDVLAERGPLEPREAAAIGARLMDALDAAHRAGVLHRDVKPGNVLLEHGGRVVLTDFGIASMEAAGDEAMAKLTQSGQLVGSLDYLPPERAQGREPGPASDIWSLGMTLYAAVEGTSPFRRTSVWSTLSAIVTEPLPEPRRAGPLAPVLRALMAKEPESRPTADRAREMLEAVAAGGATDPAPVPAPVVTPVPTQAVTPVPPPGFGAAPPFHPPAPQYPQVPQHPQVPHPPQSGYPQPAAPAAGPAPATGRPRRRGRTVAAAAAAAVVLAGGGVTYALVGDGGAKGDEARPQASAAGSPAGGGQENGGGALTDVRTPDASPSPGASGRPSGTPSRASSPSARPSGTTSRPGSPSAKPTPVSKSCNGWAHQDPKPGTYGYLTGDYHLVSGPYQTCSSVSRAKSGTKLWFHCSVVNAYGNKWIYARVEGTKTAGWMSADNLTRQSGQPVRC, from the coding sequence GTGACGGCGGGGGCAGCGAACGGCGAAGAGCTGACAGGCAAGGTCCTCGGGGGCCGCTACCGGGTGACCGCGACGATCGGGCGGGGCGGCATGGGCGTCGTCGCCCGCGCGGTGGACGAGCTGCTGAACCGGGAGGTCGCCGTCAAGGTCCTGCGGGCCTTCACCGACGCCTCCACGCACGAACTGTCCGACCTGCGGGCCCGGATGCGGCGGGAGGCGCAGGCCGCCGCCCGCATCCGGCACAGCGGCGTGGTCACCGTGCACGACGTGACCGAGGAGCAGGGCCTGCCGGTCATCGTCATGGAGCTCGTCGACGGGCCCTCGCTCGACGACGTCCTGGCGGAGCGCGGCCCGCTGGAGCCGCGCGAGGCGGCGGCGATCGGCGCCAGGCTGATGGACGCGCTCGACGCCGCGCACCGGGCCGGCGTGCTGCACCGGGACGTCAAGCCGGGGAACGTGCTGCTGGAGCACGGCGGGCGCGTGGTGCTCACCGACTTCGGCATAGCCAGCATGGAGGCCGCCGGCGACGAGGCCATGGCCAAGCTGACCCAGAGCGGCCAGCTCGTCGGCTCCCTCGACTACCTGCCGCCGGAGCGCGCGCAGGGCCGGGAGCCCGGCCCCGCCTCGGACATCTGGTCGCTCGGCATGACGCTGTACGCGGCGGTGGAGGGCACGTCGCCGTTCCGCCGCACGTCCGTGTGGTCCACCCTGTCGGCGATCGTCACGGAGCCCCTGCCGGAGCCGCGGCGGGCGGGGCCGCTCGCGCCGGTGCTGCGGGCCCTGATGGCCAAGGAGCCGGAGAGCCGGCCGACGGCGGACCGGGCGCGCGAGATGCTGGAGGCGGTGGCGGCGGGCGGGGCGACGGACCCGGCGCCCGTGCCGGCACCGGTCGTCACGCCCGTGCCGACGCAGGCGGTCACCCCGGTGCCGCCTCCCGGGTTCGGCGCGGCCCCGCCGTTCCACCCGCCGGCCCCGCAGTACCCGCAGGTTCCCCAGCACCCGCAGGTCCCGCATCCCCCGCAGAGCGGCTACCCGCAGCCCGCGGCCCCGGCCGCGGGCCCCGCGCCCGCCACCGGGCGCCCCCGCCGCCGCGGCCGTACGGTCGCCGCGGCGGCCGCCGCGGCCGTCGTGCTCGCGGGCGGCGGCGTCACGTACGCCCTGGTGGGCGACGGCGGCGCGAAGGGCGACGAGGCCCGGCCGCAGGCGTCCGCGGCCGGCTCACCGGCGGGCGGCGGCCAGGAGAACGGCGGCGGGGCGCTCACCGACGTGCGCACCCCGGACGCCTCCCCGTCCCCCGGCGCCTCCGGACGCCCGTCCGGGACGCCCTCGCGCGCGTCGTCCCCCTCGGCCCGGCCCAGCGGCACCACGAGCAGGCCCGGCTCCCCGTCGGCCAAGCCCACGCCGGTGTCGAAGAGCTGCAACGGCTGGGCGCACCAGGACCCGAAGCCGGGCACCTACGGCTACCTGACCGGCGACTACCACCTGGTGTCGGGCCCGTACCAGACGTGTTCGTCCGTCTCACGGGCCAAGTCCGGCACGAAGCTCTGGTTCCACTGCTCGGTCGTCAACGCCTACGGCAACAAGTGGATCTACGCCCGGGTGGAGGGCACGAAGACGGCGGGCTGGATGTCGGCCGACAACCTCACCCGGCAGAGCGGCCAGCCGGTCCGCTGCTGA